The Janthinobacterium lividum genome has a window encoding:
- a CDS encoding RNA-binding protein: MANAQLFQSAQQTGTLPAALARNAEGAPAYALTPRHQLAQYAATGCLNTTFYASAEAQLATVLELCKAVEPAFIAQTAVYCRERGYMKDMPALLVAVLAGQGAAECAPAFQRVINNGKMLRNFVQIMRSGAVGRKSLGSRPKKLVQAWLNTASEQALLAAAVGNAPSLADVVKMVHPKPQEAWRAAFFAWLIGKPYDAKALPPALATFEAYKADPGQTIPDVPFQMLTALPLSAQDWAQIALQGSWQMVRMNLNTFGRHGVYAIDGMPELIAAKLRDPEAIGRARVFPYQLLSAYMAAGESVPAIVRDALEQALEISLAHVPRIAGKVVVCPDVSGSMSSPVSGFHGSATSSVRCIDVAALVAAAMLRKNPDAMLLPFEHSVVRCGLDADDSVMSNAARLAAIGGGGTNCSAPLLRMNSKKELADLVIYVSDNESWIDAKRSGATATMGQWKVFKQRNPQAKLVCIDISPHATTQAMECEDILNIGGFSDDVFKIIAAFAAGQLDPAHWVGEIAAIDMTPDC, from the coding sequence ATGGCCAACGCCCAGTTATTTCAGAGTGCGCAACAGACCGGTACCTTGCCAGCGGCCCTGGCACGCAATGCCGAAGGCGCGCCAGCCTACGCGCTGACGCCCCGGCATCAGCTGGCGCAATATGCGGCCACTGGCTGCCTGAACACGACGTTTTATGCCAGCGCCGAAGCGCAGCTGGCAACGGTTCTTGAGCTGTGCAAAGCGGTCGAGCCGGCCTTCATTGCGCAGACGGCCGTGTACTGCCGCGAACGGGGCTACATGAAAGACATGCCGGCCTTGCTGGTGGCCGTGCTGGCGGGGCAGGGCGCCGCGGAATGTGCGCCGGCCTTCCAGCGCGTGATTAACAACGGCAAGATGCTGCGCAACTTCGTGCAAATCATGCGTTCGGGCGCCGTTGGCCGCAAGTCGCTGGGATCGCGTCCGAAAAAACTCGTGCAGGCATGGCTGAACACCGCTTCGGAACAGGCCTTGCTGGCGGCCGCCGTGGGCAATGCGCCCTCGCTGGCCGACGTGGTGAAGATGGTGCATCCGAAACCGCAGGAAGCGTGGCGCGCGGCCTTCTTTGCCTGGCTGATCGGCAAGCCGTACGATGCCAAGGCACTGCCGCCGGCGCTGGCCACGTTCGAGGCGTATAAGGCCGATCCAGGGCAAACGATACCGGACGTACCGTTCCAGATGCTGACGGCGCTGCCCTTGAGCGCGCAGGATTGGGCACAGATCGCCCTCCAGGGCAGCTGGCAAATGGTGCGCATGAATCTGAACACCTTTGGCCGTCACGGCGTGTATGCGATTGACGGCATGCCGGAGCTGATCGCTGCCAAGCTGCGCGATCCAGAGGCGATTGGCCGGGCAAGGGTGTTTCCGTACCAGCTGCTGTCCGCGTACATGGCGGCCGGCGAGAGCGTGCCGGCCATCGTGCGCGATGCGCTGGAACAGGCGCTGGAAATATCGTTGGCGCATGTTCCGCGGATCGCAGGAAAGGTCGTGGTGTGTCCCGACGTTTCCGGCTCGATGTCCTCGCCCGTCAGCGGTTTTCACGGCAGCGCCACCTCGAGTGTGCGCTGCATCGACGTGGCGGCGCTGGTAGCGGCGGCCATGCTGCGCAAAAATCCGGATGCCATGCTGCTGCCGTTCGAGCACAGCGTCGTGAGGTGCGGGCTCGATGCGGATGACAGTGTGATGAGCAATGCGGCCAGGCTGGCGGCCATCGGTGGCGGTGGCACCAATTGCAGCGCACCGCTGCTGCGCATGAATAGCAAGAAGGAGCTGGCCGACCTGGTGATTTATGTGTCCGATAACGAATCGTGGATCGACGCCAAACGCAGCGGCGCCACGGCGACGATGGGACAGTGGAAGGTGTTCAAGCAGCGCAATCCGCAGGCAAAGCTGGTGTGCATCGATATCTCTCCACATGCCACAACGCAGGCGATGGAGTGCGAGGACATCTTGAATATCGGCGGTTTTTCCGATGACGTCTTCAAGATCATCGCCGCCTTTGCCGCCGGCCAGCTGGACCCTGCCCACTGGGTGGGAGAAATCGCCGCCATCGATATGACGCCAGATTGTTGA
- the rtcA gene encoding RNA 3'-terminal phosphate cyclase codes for MIEIDGAQGEGGGQILRSALSLSMITGQAFRLTNIRAGREKPGLLRQHLLAVQAAAAICGARTTPVALRAASLEFVPGPIRGGDYRFAIGSAGSCTLVLQTLLPALLHADGPSTVRISGGTHNAMAPPVHFLQRAYGRILEQMGAEVDIALQRYGFHPAGGGEVIATVQPCQRLRPIALLQRGERKAGYAESVVAGVHVNVAQRELERIANGMGWSGKQLRIVGLPAEQGPGNVLLLTLEHEHVTEVFTSFGEKSLLAESVAKRLLNEVRAYLKTDAAVGEHLADQLLLPMALAGGGTFSCSKVSQHALTNAEVIARFLPVHITFEQQERNSICTVAAA; via the coding sequence ATGATAGAAATAGATGGAGCGCAAGGTGAAGGCGGCGGACAGATTTTGCGCTCGGCGCTGAGCCTGTCCATGATCACGGGGCAAGCATTCCGCTTGACGAATATCCGCGCGGGGCGGGAAAAGCCCGGCTTGCTGCGCCAGCATTTGCTGGCCGTGCAGGCGGCGGCCGCCATCTGCGGGGCGCGCACGACGCCGGTGGCGCTGCGCGCAGCTAGCCTGGAATTCGTGCCTGGCCCCATACGCGGTGGCGATTACCGCTTTGCCATCGGCAGCGCCGGCAGTTGCACCCTGGTACTGCAAACCTTGCTACCGGCCCTGCTGCATGCGGATGGGCCGTCCACCGTACGCATCAGTGGCGGCACGCACAATGCCATGGCGCCGCCCGTGCACTTCCTGCAGCGCGCGTATGGCCGCATCCTGGAACAGATGGGCGCCGAGGTGGATATCGCGCTGCAACGCTACGGCTTTCATCCCGCAGGCGGCGGCGAGGTGATTGCCACCGTGCAACCGTGCCAGCGCTTGCGGCCGATCGCATTGCTGCAGCGCGGTGAGCGGAAGGCGGGGTATGCGGAAAGCGTGGTGGCGGGCGTGCATGTGAACGTGGCGCAGCGGGAGCTCGAGCGTATCGCCAACGGCATGGGCTGGAGCGGCAAGCAACTGCGTATCGTCGGCTTGCCGGCGGAGCAGGGACCGGGCAATGTCTTGTTGCTCACGCTCGAGCACGAGCATGTCACGGAAGTGTTTACTTCTTTCGGCGAAAAGTCTTTGCTGGCCGAATCTGTGGCCAAGCGTCTGTTGAACGAGGTGCGCGCCTATCTGAAGACGGACGCGGCCGTTGGCGAGCACCTGGCCGACCAGCTCTTGCTGCCCATGGCGCTGGCGGGCGGCGGTACTTTCAGTTGCAGCAAGGTTTCGCAGCATGCGTTGACGAATGCGGAGGTGATTGCCCGATTTTTACCCGTGCATATCACTTTCGAGCAGCAGGAGCGGAACAGCATCTGCACGGTGGCCGCCGCCTGA
- the cobT gene encoding nicotinate-nucleotide--dimethylbenzimidazole phosphoribosyltransferase, with amino-acid sequence MPIPHLCPTANPALASALEHAINSKTKPLGSLGLLETLAHQIGLIQQSTQLALQQPAIIVFAADHGVVAEGISAYPQSVTWQMVENFLGNGAAINVFARQNECALYIVDAGVNHDFGPRDGLLDRKQGPGTHNFATEPAMSQEQCLAAMQAGMDLVTTLDGNVLGFGEMGIGNTTAAAALMHKLTQIPVADCVGAGTGLSKEGILHKQHVIEAAVAHHAAAHEPLDVLATFGGFEIAMMAGAMLKAAERRMILLIDGFIVSSALLVAARLQPAILDYCVFSHCSDENGHRQLLASLGARPLLHLDLRLGEGTGSALALPLLHAAVNFMREMATFASAQVSEKSTPD; translated from the coding sequence ATGCCTATCCCACACCTCTGCCCCACCGCCAATCCCGCCCTGGCCAGCGCACTCGAACATGCTATCAATAGCAAAACCAAACCGTTGGGCAGCCTGGGGCTACTGGAAACCCTGGCCCATCAGATCGGCCTGATCCAGCAAAGCACGCAGCTGGCATTGCAGCAGCCTGCCATCATCGTTTTTGCAGCTGACCATGGCGTCGTCGCCGAAGGAATTTCCGCCTATCCACAAAGCGTGACGTGGCAAATGGTAGAAAACTTCCTCGGCAACGGCGCCGCCATCAATGTCTTTGCCCGCCAGAACGAGTGCGCCTTATATATAGTGGACGCCGGCGTGAACCATGACTTCGGCCCGCGCGACGGCTTGCTTGACCGCAAGCAGGGTCCCGGCACCCACAACTTTGCCACAGAACCCGCCATGAGCCAGGAGCAATGTCTGGCCGCCATGCAGGCAGGGATGGACCTGGTCACCACCTTGGACGGCAATGTGCTGGGCTTTGGCGAAATGGGTATCGGCAACACCACGGCTGCCGCCGCACTGATGCACAAACTGACGCAAATACCGGTCGCCGACTGCGTGGGTGCCGGCACCGGCCTGTCAAAGGAAGGCATATTGCACAAGCAGCATGTGATCGAAGCGGCCGTCGCGCATCATGCAGCAGCCCATGAGCCACTCGACGTGCTGGCCACCTTCGGCGGCTTCGAAATCGCCATGATGGCTGGCGCCATGCTCAAAGCAGCCGAACGACGCATGATTCTGCTGATCGATGGATTCATTGTCAGCAGCGCCCTGCTGGTGGCGGCCCGTTTGCAGCCGGCCATCCTCGATTATTGTGTGTTTTCGCACTGCTCCGATGAAAATGGTCATCGCCAGTTGCTGGCCAGCCTGGGAGCACGTCCGCTGCTGCATCTCGATTTGCGCCTCGGCGAAGGCACGGGTTCGGCGCTGGCCTTGCCGCTGCTGCATGCGGCCGTCAACTTCATGCGCGAGATGGCGACCTTCGCCTCGGCCCAGGTCAGCGAAAAGTCCACGCCAGACTAA
- the rtcR gene encoding RNA repair transcriptional activator RtcR translates to MQAKRTVVIGFLGTQLDNGRGAARWEKWRPSIALTQHEDKIIDRFELLYAGSQFDNLVRQVSQDIASVSPETRLIAHELPISDAWDFENVYGALYDFANSYPFDPDKEDYWIHITTGSHVVQICMFLMTEARYFPGRLVQTSPPKRQAAGNPGSYALIDLDLSRYDQIAQRFTREQAEGVAFLKSGIATRNAKFNGMIEEIERVAIKSKAPMLLMGPTGAGKSFLARRVYELKKSRHQIDGKFIDLNCATLHGDGAASTLFGHIKGSFTGAGSDRPGLLRSAHKGLLFLDEIGELGLDEQAMLLKAIEEKRFFPVGADTEVQSDFQLIAGTNRDLGNQVAAGRFREDLYARINLWTYELPSLAQRPEDIEPNLEYLLAQYSAETGERVRFNKEARERFMRFAAAPSAAWNGNFRDLSAAVTRLATLSEAGRITDDVVDEEIKRLKRLWQHHDKPACDMEIDLADIMGSEAAAQLDLFDALQLQAVIKICRQSNNMSDAGRTLYAVSRAAKAKPNDADRLKKYLARFDLEWDGICRLN, encoded by the coding sequence ATGCAAGCAAAACGTACCGTCGTCATCGGTTTTCTCGGCACGCAGCTCGACAATGGCAGGGGAGCGGCACGCTGGGAAAAGTGGCGCCCAAGCATCGCCCTGACCCAGCATGAGGACAAGATCATCGACCGTTTCGAGCTGCTGTACGCGGGCAGCCAGTTTGACAACCTGGTGCGCCAGGTATCGCAGGATATCGCCAGCGTCTCGCCTGAAACCAGGCTGATCGCCCACGAACTGCCCATCAGCGATGCCTGGGACTTCGAGAATGTGTATGGCGCCCTCTACGATTTTGCCAACAGCTACCCCTTCGATCCGGACAAGGAAGACTATTGGATCCACATCACCACCGGTAGTCACGTGGTGCAGATCTGCATGTTCCTGATGACGGAAGCACGCTATTTTCCGGGTCGTCTCGTGCAAACGTCGCCACCCAAGCGCCAGGCCGCCGGCAATCCCGGCAGCTACGCATTGATTGACCTCGACCTGTCGCGCTACGACCAGATCGCCCAGCGCTTTACGCGCGAACAGGCCGAAGGCGTGGCCTTCCTGAAGTCCGGCATCGCCACGCGCAATGCGAAGTTCAACGGGATGATCGAGGAAATTGAGCGCGTCGCCATCAAATCGAAAGCCCCCATGCTGTTGATGGGGCCGACCGGCGCCGGCAAATCCTTCCTCGCGCGCCGCGTGTATGAGCTGAAAAAGTCGCGCCACCAGATCGATGGCAAATTCATCGACCTCAATTGCGCCACCCTGCATGGCGATGGCGCAGCCTCTACCTTGTTCGGCCATATCAAGGGTTCCTTCACGGGGGCGGGCTCGGATCGACCCGGCTTGCTGCGCAGCGCGCACAAGGGCTTGCTGTTTCTCGATGAAATCGGTGAACTGGGGCTCGACGAGCAGGCGATGCTGCTGAAAGCCATTGAAGAAAAGCGCTTTTTCCCCGTCGGTGCCGATACGGAGGTGCAGAGCGACTTCCAACTGATCGCCGGCACTAACCGCGACCTGGGCAATCAAGTGGCGGCCGGCCGCTTCCGCGAAGACTTGTATGCGCGCATTAATTTGTGGACGTACGAATTGCCAAGCCTGGCACAGCGGCCGGAAGACATCGAGCCGAACCTGGAATACCTGCTGGCACAATACAGCGCCGAGACAGGCGAAAGAGTGCGCTTCAACAAGGAGGCACGTGAGCGTTTCATGCGCTTTGCCGCCGCGCCGTCGGCCGCCTGGAACGGCAATTTCCGCGATTTGTCCGCTGCCGTCACGCGCCTGGCTACCTTGTCGGAAGCAGGTCGCATCACGGATGATGTCGTCGACGAGGAAATCAAGCGCCTGAAACGGCTATGGCAGCATCATGACAAGCCTGCCTGCGACATGGAAATCGATCTGGCCGATATCATGGGTAGCGAGGCAGCCGCGCAACTCGACCTGTTTGATGCGCTGCAGCTGCAGGCAGTGATCAAGATTTGCCGGCAATCCAACAATATGTCCGATGCCGGCCGCACACTGTATGCCGTATCGCGCGCGGCGAAAGCCAAACCGAATGATGCAGACCGGCTCAAAAAATACCTGGCCCGCTTTGACCTTGAATGGGATGGGATATGCCGACTGAATTAA
- a CDS encoding adenosylcobinamide-GDP ribazoletransferase has product MTNPVSAAVQQCRLFFIALQFFTRLPIPRWVGFEPAWLQHASRYFPLVGLVVAAISGAVYLLASWLLPTPVAVLLAVAAGIYLTGAFHEDGFADMCDGFGGGLTRERVLEIMKDSRIGAYGAIGILSLLAIKCAALASLPPATVVATLFIAHPLSRLAAVSLIWLMDYARDEGKAKPMAQEMTTVEFIIAAIGGLLPVVVCGALGIFYWATLAFAVVAAAAAAFWLGRKCQHRLQGYTGDCLGAVQQVAEVAAYLAILSSFQPPLRFY; this is encoded by the coding sequence ATGACTAATCCCGTTTCCGCCGCAGTCCAACAGTGCCGACTCTTCTTCATCGCGCTGCAGTTCTTCACGCGCCTTCCCATCCCGCGCTGGGTGGGTTTCGAGCCGGCCTGGCTGCAGCACGCCTCACGCTACTTTCCCCTGGTGGGTCTGGTGGTGGCGGCCATCAGTGGCGCCGTGTATCTGCTGGCCAGCTGGCTCCTGCCCACACCAGTGGCCGTGCTGCTGGCCGTCGCCGCTGGCATTTACCTGACGGGTGCCTTTCATGAAGACGGCTTCGCCGACATGTGCGACGGTTTCGGTGGCGGCTTGACGCGCGAGCGGGTACTGGAAATCATGAAGGATTCGCGCATCGGCGCGTATGGCGCCATCGGCATCCTCAGCCTGCTGGCCATCAAATGCGCGGCGCTCGCTTCGCTGCCGCCTGCCACGGTGGTGGCGACATTATTCATCGCCCATCCGCTCTCGCGCCTGGCCGCCGTTTCGCTGATCTGGCTCATGGACTATGCGCGCGACGAAGGCAAAGCCAAGCCGATGGCGCAAGAAATGACCACGGTTGAATTCATCATCGCCGCTATCGGCGGCCTGCTGCCCGTCGTCGTATGCGGCGCCCTGGGGATATTTTACTGGGCCACGCTGGCCTTTGCCGTCGTGGCGGCGGCCGCCGCCGCTTTCTGGCTGGGCCGCAAATGCCAGCACCGCCTGCAAGGCTACACAGGCGACTGCCTGGGCGCCGTGCAGCAAGTGGCGGAAGTGGCGGCCTATCTGGCCATCCTGTCCAGCTTTCAGCCTCCATTGCGTTTTTACTAA
- a CDS encoding RtcB family protein, whose protein sequence is MKKEEYEVLHTEGSRPVKMWTRGVPVEEAAKKQLRNTATLPFIYKHIAVMPDVHLGKGSTIGSVIPTLGAVIPAAVGVDIGCGMMAAKTTLTANDLPDNLAPLRSAIERAIPHGMSPKTRGHRGRDEGSWHTPPSVVDAAWLQLKDEFDAICLKTPKLKNTNNYRHLGTLGSGNHFVEVCLDEQGTVWFMLHSGSRGVGNAIGTHFIELAKQDMRTHFINLPDQDLAYLAEGTQHYEDYVEAVGWAQRFARNNREVMMQNLIAAVRTFIHKPFQTHVEAVNCHHNYVQKEHHFGKDVLVTRKGAVSARAGELGIIPGSMGAKSFIVRGKGNAESFHSCSHGAGRTMSRTEAKRRFNLEDQIRATQGVECRKDENVIDEIPMAYKDIDAVMLAQRELVDVVHILKQVVCVKG, encoded by the coding sequence ATGAAGAAAGAAGAATACGAAGTCCTGCATACCGAAGGCAGCCGTCCCGTGAAAATGTGGACCCGTGGCGTGCCTGTCGAAGAAGCGGCTAAAAAACAATTGCGCAATACGGCGACCCTGCCGTTCATTTACAAGCATATCGCCGTCATGCCCGACGTTCACCTGGGTAAAGGGTCGACCATCGGCAGCGTGATTCCCACCCTGGGCGCCGTGATTCCGGCGGCGGTGGGCGTGGATATCGGTTGCGGCATGATGGCGGCGAAAACCACGCTGACGGCGAATGATTTGCCCGATAACCTGGCGCCGCTGCGCAGCGCCATCGAACGCGCCATTCCGCACGGGATGTCGCCGAAGACGCGCGGCCACCGCGGCCGCGATGAGGGTTCTTGGCATACGCCACCCTCGGTGGTCGATGCCGCGTGGCTGCAATTGAAGGACGAATTCGATGCGATCTGCCTGAAAACGCCGAAGCTGAAAAACACGAACAATTATCGTCACCTGGGGACTTTAGGGAGCGGTAATCACTTCGTCGAAGTCTGCCTCGATGAACAGGGTACTGTATGGTTCATGCTGCATTCCGGTTCACGCGGCGTGGGCAATGCCATCGGCACCCATTTCATCGAACTGGCCAAGCAGGATATGCGCACCCACTTCATCAACCTGCCCGACCAGGATCTGGCTTACCTGGCAGAGGGAACGCAGCATTACGAGGATTACGTGGAAGCGGTGGGCTGGGCGCAGCGTTTTGCGCGCAACAACCGCGAAGTGATGATGCAGAACCTGATCGCGGCCGTGCGCACGTTCATCCATAAACCGTTCCAGACGCACGTGGAAGCCGTCAACTGCCACCATAACTATGTGCAGAAGGAGCACCACTTCGGCAAGGATGTGCTGGTCACGCGCAAGGGCGCCGTGTCGGCCCGCGCCGGCGAACTGGGGATCATTCCCGGTTCCATGGGCGCGAAGAGTTTTATCGTGCGCGGCAAAGGCAATGCGGAGAGTTTTCATAGCTGCAGCCACGGTGCGGGACGCACGATGAGCCGCACGGAAGCGAAGCGGCGCTTCAACCTGGAGGACCAGATCCGCGCCACGCAAGGCGTGGAATGCCGCAAGGATGAAAACGTGATCGATGAGATTCCGATGGCCTACAAGGATATCGATGCGGTGATGCTGGCGCAGCGCGAGCTGGTCGATGTCGTGCATATCCTGAAGCAGGTCGTCTGCGTCAAAGGTTAA
- a CDS encoding TonB-dependent receptor has translation MQHRFRLNTIASLFVAGSATLAPHVFAAESADLAAGQVMDTVVVSGSRIAHPSQEVPASIDVVDSARIQEGQIRVNASEALAAVPGLVVQNRQNYAQDLQISSRGFGARSAFGVRGVKLISDGIPASMPDGQGQAATFNLDTAERIEVLRGPFSAIYGNHSGGVIQLFSKDGQNPPSVELNVTGGSYGTSKVDLSAQGQAGGIGYVLDGSRFRTDGFRDHSAATREQAFGKITVKPTVDSKLTIVANSLHQGNTQDPLGATWATFAADPRSGEIDTTDSQNPKRTFAERYNTRKSIDHQQIGATYEQSFGDDRLHVMVYGGNRDVIQYQAFNKGFQAPASHSGGVVDFQRQFYGIDTNWLHVNQLAGGKLSTTIGIDYGRSSDDRTGYENYIGNTFGVKGKLRRDEQDVVSSLDPYIQMEWQSGPWLLSAGVRYSKMKVAVDDHFLSNGDDSGSLEFSHTTPVLGLLYKLTPNVNVYASAARGFEAPTLNELFYSGTGGGFNFNLKPATSTNLEAGVKARIGNNTHVNAAVFQIRTNDELVVDKSSGGRTSYRNAGKTLRQGMEVSLDSNLPYGFTTKVALTSLHAVYDQAFGNVREGSRLPGVPSANLFAELAWKDTLDRFGAALESVASNQVYAEDSNSEKPAPGYTVFNARFNAKQNVGNWRFKEFARLNNLFDKTYVGSVIVGDSNKRYYEAAPGRNWLLGVSAQYSF, from the coding sequence ATGCAGCACCGTTTCCGCCTGAACACCATCGCCAGCCTGTTTGTCGCCGGCAGCGCCACCCTGGCCCCCCACGTCTTTGCCGCAGAGTCCGCTGACCTGGCCGCCGGACAAGTCATGGATACGGTGGTCGTCAGCGGCAGCCGCATCGCCCACCCCAGCCAGGAAGTGCCGGCCTCGATCGACGTCGTCGACAGCGCCCGCATCCAGGAGGGCCAAATCCGCGTCAACGCGTCGGAAGCGCTGGCAGCCGTGCCGGGCCTGGTCGTGCAAAACCGCCAGAACTACGCGCAAGACTTGCAAATCTCGTCGCGCGGCTTCGGCGCACGCTCGGCCTTCGGCGTGCGCGGCGTCAAACTGATCAGCGACGGCATTCCCGCCAGCATGCCCGACGGTCAGGGCCAGGCCGCCACCTTCAACCTCGATACGGCCGAGCGCATCGAAGTGCTGCGCGGACCATTTTCCGCCATCTACGGCAACCACTCGGGCGGCGTGATCCAGCTGTTTTCCAAGGATGGGCAAAATCCCCCGTCCGTGGAGCTGAACGTGACGGGCGGCAGCTATGGCACCAGCAAGGTGGATCTGTCGGCGCAGGGCCAGGCAGGCGGTATCGGCTACGTACTCGACGGTTCGCGCTTCCGCACGGACGGCTTCCGCGACCACAGCGCCGCCACGCGCGAACAGGCTTTCGGCAAGATCACCGTCAAGCCCACCGTGGACAGCAAGCTGACCATCGTCGCCAACAGCTTGCATCAAGGCAACACGCAAGATCCGCTGGGCGCCACCTGGGCCACGTTTGCCGCCGATCCGCGTTCCGGTGAAATCGACACGACAGACTCGCAAAATCCGAAACGCACTTTTGCCGAGCGCTACAACACGCGCAAGAGCATCGACCACCAGCAAATCGGCGCGACCTATGAACAGTCGTTCGGTGATGACCGCCTGCATGTGATGGTGTATGGCGGCAACCGCGACGTGATTCAATACCAGGCTTTTAACAAAGGCTTCCAGGCGCCAGCCAGCCATTCGGGCGGCGTGGTCGACTTCCAGCGCCAGTTCTATGGCATCGACACCAATTGGCTGCACGTGAACCAGTTGGCCGGCGGCAAGCTGAGCACCACCATCGGCATCGACTATGGCCGCTCCAGCGATGACCGCACCGGCTATGAAAATTACATCGGCAACACATTCGGCGTGAAGGGCAAGCTGCGCCGCGACGAGCAGGATGTCGTCTCCAGCCTCGATCCTTATATCCAGATGGAATGGCAAAGCGGCCCATGGCTGCTTAGCGCAGGTGTGCGCTACAGCAAGATGAAAGTGGCGGTCGACGACCACTTCCTCAGCAATGGCGATGACAGCGGCAGCCTGGAGTTCAGCCATACGACACCAGTGCTGGGCCTGCTGTATAAACTGACGCCAAACGTCAACGTCTACGCCAGCGCCGCACGCGGCTTCGAAGCGCCCACCCTGAACGAACTGTTTTACTCGGGCACGGGCGGCGGCTTCAATTTCAATCTGAAGCCAGCCACCAGCACCAACCTGGAGGCGGGCGTCAAGGCCAGGATCGGCAACAACACGCACGTGAACGCGGCCGTGTTCCAGATCAGGACCAACGACGAACTGGTGGTCGACAAGTCCAGCGGCGGGCGAACCAGCTATCGCAATGCAGGTAAAACCTTGCGCCAGGGCATGGAGGTATCGCTGGACTCGAACCTGCCGTATGGTTTCACGACAAAAGTGGCGCTGACCAGCCTGCACGCCGTGTATGACCAGGCCTTCGGCAACGTGCGCGAAGGCAGCCGTTTGCCGGGCGTGCCCAGCGCCAACCTGTTTGCGGAACTGGCCTGGAAAGACACGCTGGACCGCTTTGGCGCGGCACTGGAAAGTGTGGCCAGCAACCAGGTCTACGCGGAAGACAGCAACAGCGAAAAACCGGCTCCCGGCTATACCGTGTTCAATGCGCGATTCAACGCCAAGCAAAACGTGGGCAACTGGCGCTTCAAGGAGTTTGCCCGCCTGAACAATCTTTTTGACAAGACCTACGTGGGCTCCGTCATCGTCGGCGACAGCAACAAGCGCTACTATGAAGCGGCGCCGGGACGCAATTGGTTGCTAGGCGTCAGCGCCCAATATTCCTTCTAA
- the pedF gene encoding cytochrome c-550 PedF — protein sequence MIYSIRTLLGVAAAGAVALTSLLTLPHAYAHGNVTPQGVDTTGLPKVGDKWLEQNPYRGNKLALTVGTSAYNQNCARCHGIEAISGGIAPDLRQLDRDCFGIKNETKKQACYKETDNYYLTTIRHGKVRNGAVYMPPFEGVFNQEAMWAIKTYLETRRESN from the coding sequence ATGATCTATTCCATTCGTACCCTGCTCGGCGTGGCGGCCGCGGGCGCCGTTGCCCTCACTTCCCTGCTGACCTTGCCGCATGCCTATGCGCACGGTAATGTCACGCCGCAAGGCGTCGACACCACGGGCTTGCCCAAGGTGGGCGACAAGTGGCTCGAGCAAAATCCGTATCGGGGCAACAAGCTGGCCTTGACGGTGGGCACCTCGGCCTACAATCAGAATTGCGCCCGCTGCCACGGCATCGAAGCCATCTCGGGCGGCATCGCGCCGGACTTGCGCCAACTCGACCGTGATTGCTTCGGTATCAAGAATGAGACAAAGAAACAGGCTTGCTACAAGGAGACGGATAATTACTACCTGACCACCATCCGTCACGGTAAGGTACGCAATGGCGCCGTGTACATGCCGCCGTTCGAGGGTGTATTCAACCAGGAAGCCATGTGGGCCATCAAGACCTATCTGGAAACCCGCCGCGAATCTAATTAA
- a CDS encoding transporter substrate-binding domain-containing protein, with protein MRSFQLRGARAMISLACLALCAAAPARADWQKVQQSGSLKVAVYNEFAPFSDKGAGIDIDIAEALAKKLGLKLSLLPFPAGENLNDDLRNMVWKGHYLGYGPADVMLHVPVDKKLMADNDKVEIFAPYYVETVRLARSAQAVPQFDGVASLAGKRVGVEKVSIAAMLMLGEDNGKYRDDVRIFDTAAEALQQLQAGQLDAVLANRSEIESVLKSDPAFPLSEVAFARLPRAGWAVGLAVSKQQLDVAKLLQAAMNEMAASGELKTIFEKYGVKEARP; from the coding sequence ATGCGTTCATTTCAACTCCGGGGCGCGCGCGCGATGATCTCGCTCGCCTGCCTGGCGCTGTGCGCAGCCGCGCCGGCGCGCGCCGACTGGCAAAAAGTGCAGCAGTCGGGCAGCCTGAAAGTGGCTGTGTACAACGAGTTCGCGCCGTTTTCCGACAAGGGGGCGGGTATCGATATCGACATCGCCGAAGCGCTGGCGAAAAAGCTGGGTTTAAAACTGAGCTTGCTGCCATTTCCCGCGGGCGAAAACCTCAACGATGACTTGCGCAATATGGTGTGGAAAGGCCATTATCTCGGCTATGGTCCCGCCGATGTGATGTTGCATGTACCGGTCGACAAGAAGTTGATGGCGGATAACGACAAGGTCGAGATCTTCGCGCCATACTACGTGGAAACCGTGCGCCTGGCGCGCAGCGCGCAAGCCGTGCCGCAATTCGATGGCGTCGCTTCGCTGGCCGGCAAGCGCGTCGGCGTGGAAAAGGTCTCGATCGCCGCCATGCTGATGCTGGGAGAAGACAATGGCAAATACCGCGACGACGTGCGCATCTTCGATACGGCTGCCGAAGCCTTGCAGCAATTGCAGGCGGGCCAGCTCGACGCCGTGCTGGCCAACCGTTCGGAAATCGAATCGGTGCTGAAAAGTGACCCCGCTTTCCCCTTGAGCGAAGTAGCGTTCGCCCGCTTGCCGCGCGCAGGCTGGGCCGTGGGCCTGGCCGTCAGCAAGCAACAGCTCGACGTGGCCAAATTGCTGCAGGCAGCCATGAACGAGATGGCGGCTAGCGGCGAGTTGAAAACCATCTTTGAGAAATATGGCGTGAAGGAAGCACGGCCCTGA